A window of Ciconia boyciana chromosome 9, ASM3463844v1, whole genome shotgun sequence genomic DNA:
tgggcttggcagtgctgggttaacggttggactcgatgctcctaaaggtcttttccaacctcaaaGGTTCTATGATTTTATCCTACGAACACTTGGGGCAGGACCAGCCCATCCCCGTGCTCTCCCGGGACAAGGCACAGCTCCGTCTCCCGGCGCCTCACCTCGCCGAGCGCGTCCTCCAGGCAGGCGGTGACGTCCTGGGCCAGGGCGACGGGGCAGCAGAGCCGCAGGTCGTTGAAGGCGACGAGGAGGCCGTTGAGGAAGCAGGCGAGGGGTGGGAAGTCCAGCAGCACCATGGGCGGCTGCAGCGTCCCCGGCTGGGCCGTGGGCACCGGCACCCCGGTGCTGCCCCCCAGGACGGCCGGGGCGGAGATGAGCGTGTAGGAATTCATCTCCTCCCGAAACTTCTCCACCGCCTCCTCCACCGCCTTCCCGAAAGCGGCGGCGGCCACGCGCTGGAAGAGGGGGGCCAGCTGCCCGCGGAAATCGGCCCCCACCCTGCTGAAGGAGAGGCCGAAGTACATGCACTGCCCCAGCAGCGAGTCCAGGCGGCCGCCCACTCCGCGCCGGAGATCGCGCTCCAGCGTGCGCAGGAACTCGGAGACCTTCTGCAGCACCCAGCCGTGGAAGATGGCCCCCTCGTTGAGGGCCTGTCCCTCCGGGGGCAGGAGCGGCTCCTCGTCGGAGAAGATGGCGCGATACTGGGTGACGATGTCGAAGAGGTGGACGCGGCAGGCCTCGATGGTCTTGGTGATGTGGAAGTAGGGGTCATCGTCAGGGATGGAGGCCTGGATGGAGCGCAGCCAGGCGTCCCGCGCCTGCAGGAACTTGATGCGCAGCTCGGCCTCCGTGAAAACGTCCATGCGCCGCAGGTAGCCGATGACCCGCAGGCAGGCCGGCAGCTGGATGTTGGTGCGGAGCTGCTGGATGAGCTGGTTCAGCATCAGCTGGGCGGACTGGCGCACCTCGTCCACGATGCCCTGGGGCGGGAGAGAGGCCTCAGCCGCGGGGACCAGGCACGGGGtggctgcggggcaggggcagagcggGGCCTACCTGGATCACGGGGATGCTGCTGTGCTTCCTCTCCAGCCGGCGCACGTAGGCGGCGAGCTCCAGCGCCTCCTCGTAGTAGCCGTTGCGGACGCAGGTGTCCATGAGCTGCGGGATCTCCAGGATCTCCAGGATCTCCGTGTGCCGGTTCAGCGTCAGGCTGTTCATGCGCCGGCTGCAGGCAATCTCCTCGGCATCGCGCATGAAGTTCCTGCGGGATCGGGACGGGATCAGCGCGGGACCCTCCCACCCACACTGGCCTCTCCCCAGCGCCGTCCAGGgccccctcccagtgctgcctctgcccccagTACCAGCCGGCCCCGATCCCTACTGGGCCCAGCACCAGGACCCCTCTCaccccccagggctgctcctgccccctcagaccctgccccagcctcgccccctccccactcctTTCTGCTCCCCCCCCATTTCCACCCGTGCCTTCCCGCCCCAGCCCCCGCTCACCCcgctcccaccccagcccctgccggggcccgccccggctgcccccgctgccccgctccGCCCGTCCCCGCACCGGCAGGCGTCCTGGAGGGCGGGCAGGCGGCCCAGCAGGCTGCCGAGGCGGCTCTCGATGCCGCCGAAGCCGCGGCCGGCGCGGCCGGTGCACTCGGCGGAGCGGATGAAGGCCCGGTAGTGCTCGAAGGCCAGGCGGCGCGTCTCCGCCCCCACCcgcgcccgctccgccgccAGCCGCGCCGGCTCCCGGCCCAGCTCCGCCAGCCCCAGCGCCGCCAGCTCGGCCACGTAGGCGGAGAGCTcggggccgccgggccccgccgccgccgggccgcgcaGCCAGGCCAGCAGCCGGGCCTCCTCCGCCGCCACCGCCATCGCGCCGCTCTGCCCGCCCCGTCTCGATGGGCCGCCGCGCCGCTTCCGCTTCCGCCGCTTCCGCCGCTTCCGGTTCCGGCGCGGCCCCGCGTGTGCGGCGCGGGGCGATGCGGCCGCTGACGGAGGCGGAGACGCGGGCGGTCTTCGAGAAGCTGGGGAAATAGTGAGGGCGCGGGGACCGGGGGGAccgggcacggggctggggagcgGCAGGGCTGGGCGCGGCCACCAGAggagccgcggcgggggggggaaccggggccgggagcgggcaCCGGGGCCGGGCTCACGGGCTCTGTCCCCGCAGCATCGGTGAGAACATCCAGCTGCTGGTGGACCGGCCCGATGGCACCTACTGCTTCCGCCTGCACCGCGACCGCGTCTACTACCTGAGGTGAgcggggacggcggcgggggccgggcagggccgaCGGGGGGGCTCCGGTGCCGGCCCGCGCGGGGCTGCTGGCCCGGGAGCcgctccagctctgccccccgccgctccccacagcgagaagctgctgaaggtgGCTGCCAGCGTCCCCCGGGACAGCCTGGTGTCGCCGGGCACCTGCTTCGGGAAGTTCACCAAGACGCAGAAGTTCCGGCTCAGCGTCACGGCCCTGGACTTCCTCGCGCCCTACGCCAAGGTGGGAcgcggccccccccggccgccccctgccccgcgccgggcccccccagcccctcaccgcTCTGGGCCTCTCTTGCAGTACAAGGTGTGGGTGAAGCCCGGCTCGGAGCAGTCCTTCCTCTACGGCAACCACGTCCTCAAGTCGGGCCTGGGGCGCATCACGGAGAACACGGCCCAGTACCAGGGCGTGGTGGTGTACTCCATGGCCGACGTCCCGCTGGTGAGTGGCCGGCGCAGCCCACGCGTTTTCCAGGGCTGGGGCGCAGGGAAAACTCTCTCTCGCTTTTCCTTTCATCCCCCCGCAGGGTTTCGGGGTGGCCGCCAAGTCCACGCAGGAGTGCCGGAAGGTGGACCCCATGGCCATCGTGGTGTTCCACCAGGCCGACGTCGGGGAGTACGTGCGGAGCGAGGACACGCTGACCTAAGGGACCTTGAGCGTTTCTGGGCAGAACGGACTTTTTCCTGCACCGCCGGTGCAGCAGCGGCGCATGGAGCCGTGGGGAGCCCACCCCGAGCGGcgtggaggggctgggagccgCCAGCACGCAGCCCCGTACCCCggggggggctgctgccagcacgaGGAGGAGATTCCCCCACACCCGACCTGCCCCTGCCGTCACATAaagcctcttccttctcccGGAGTGTCTGTTGTCTAGCGCAGAGCCTCGGGGGGGGGCGTCAGCCCTCGCCCCCGCTGCGggtctctgcctgc
This region includes:
- the COG8 gene encoding conserved oligomeric Golgi complex subunit 8 isoform X3, which produces MAVAAEEARLLAWLRGPAAAGPGGPELSAYVAELAALGLAELGREPARLAAERARVGAETRRLAFEHYRAFIRSAECTGRAGRGFGGIESRLGSLLGRLPALQDACRNFMRDAEEIACSRRMNSLTLNRHTEILEILEIPQLMDTCVRNGYYEEALELAAYVRRLERKHSSIPVIQGIVDEVRQSAQLMLNQLIQQLRTNIQLPACLRVIGYLRRMDVFTEAELRIKFLQARDAWLRSIQASIPDDDPYFHITKTIEACRVHLFDIVTQYRAIFSDEEPLLPPEGQALNEGAIFHGWVLQKVSEFLRTLERDLRRGVGGRLDSLLGQCMYFGLSFSRVGADFRGQLAPLFQRVAAAAFGKAVEEAVEKFREEMNSYTLISAPAVLGGSTGVPVPTAQPGTLQPPMVLLDFPPLACFLNGLLVAFNDLRLCCPVALAQDVTACLEDALGEVTKTILAFHRAEEAAFSGREQELFAQFCTAFLEDLLPYLNRCLQVLFPPAQIAQALGVPPTQLQRFGRLGRIDAVAIREPLAFLLPAPPEEEPAQESTPRLEEEEEAVPGEALPAPLPAPPARQPRVDEHGEPVSWEATGWAARIVQHEMDHLDGILYIDRMDPRTFTNVAWMELLD
- the COG8 gene encoding conserved oligomeric Golgi complex subunit 8 isoform X1, with protein sequence MAVAAEEARLLAWLRGPAAAGPGGPELSAYVAELAALGLAELGREPARLAAERARVGAETRRLAFEHYRAFIRSAECTGRAGRGFGGIESRLGSLLGRLPALQDACRNFMRDAEEIACSRRMNSLTLNRHTEILEILEIPQLMDTCVRNGYYEEALELAAYVRRLERKHSSIPVIQGIVDEVRQSAQLMLNQLIQQLRTNIQLPACLRVIGYLRRMDVFTEAELRIKFLQARDAWLRSIQASIPDDDPYFHITKTIEACRVHLFDIVTQYRAIFSDEEPLLPPEGQALNEGAIFHGWVLQKVSEFLRTLERDLRRGVGGRLDSLLGQCMYFGLSFSRVGADFRGQLAPLFQRVAAAAFGKAVEEAVEKFREEMNSYTLISAPAVLGGSTGVPVPTAQPGTLQPPMVLLDFPPLACFLNGLLVAFNDLRLCCPVALAQDVTACLEDALGEVTKTILAFHRAEEAAFSGREQELFAQFCTAFLEDLLPYLNRCLQVLFPPAQIAQALGVPPTQLQRFGRLGRIDAVAIREPLAFLLPAPPEEEPAQESTPRLEEEEEAVPGEALPARRQETPPGGSPLPDVPAATG
- the NIP7 gene encoding 60S ribosome subunit biogenesis protein NIP7 homolog codes for the protein MRPLTEAETRAVFEKLGKYIGENIQLLVDRPDGTYCFRLHRDRVYYLSEKLLKVAASVPRDSLVSPGTCFGKFTKTQKFRLSVTALDFLAPYAKYKVWVKPGSEQSFLYGNHVLKSGLGRITENTAQYQGVVVYSMADVPLGFGVAAKSTQECRKVDPMAIVVFHQADVGEYVRSEDTLT